The following are from one region of the Lacinutrix sp. Bg11-31 genome:
- a CDS encoding YdiU family protein: MQLNIKDRFNKELPADPILENTRRQVEKACFSYVTPKQTEKPELLHVSPEMLKNLGLTEADAKSEDFLNVFTGNSVLPNTKPYAMCYGGHQFGNWAGQLGDGRAINLTEIEHNTKHWAIQLKGAGETPYSRTADGLAVLRSSVREYLCSEAMYHIGVPTTRALSLAISGDQVLRDMLYNGNAAYEKGAIVCRVAPSFLRFGNFQLLAARQDNETLKTLVDYTINNHFSHLGEPNKDTYLRFFEAVSNSTLEMIVHWQRVGFVHGVMNTDNLSILGQTIDYGPYGWLEGFDLDWTPNTTDSQYKRYRFGSQLDIGHWNLYQLANAIYPLIGEAKGLEAILNGYFEKASSQYISMMRSKLGLHTEEPKDAELVSALETVLQLTETDMTLFFRNLSNFSALKPLEGLNVIKGAFYVLDEVTSTVEQQWNTWFETYAKRLQNETLSFEDRKVAMDKVNPKYVLRNYMSQLAIDDANKGDYKLIDDLFNLLKKPYDEQPENDKWFVKRPDWARHKVGCSMLSCSS, encoded by the coding sequence ATGCAACTAAATATAAAAGATAGATTTAATAAAGAATTACCAGCAGATCCTATTCTTGAAAACACAAGAAGACAGGTTGAAAAGGCTTGTTTCTCTTATGTTACGCCAAAGCAAACCGAAAAACCAGAACTACTCCACGTCTCTCCGGAAATGCTTAAAAATTTAGGACTTACTGAAGCAGATGCAAAAAGTGAAGACTTTCTAAACGTGTTTACTGGTAATAGTGTTTTACCAAATACCAAGCCTTATGCTATGTGTTATGGTGGACACCAATTTGGAAATTGGGCTGGACAATTAGGAGATGGTCGTGCAATAAATTTAACCGAAATTGAACACAATACTAAACATTGGGCAATACAATTAAAAGGTGCAGGAGAAACACCTTATTCTCGTACTGCAGATGGTTTGGCCGTGTTACGTTCTTCTGTGCGCGAATATTTATGTAGCGAAGCTATGTATCACATAGGAGTGCCAACAACAAGAGCGTTATCTTTAGCTATATCTGGCGATCAAGTTTTAAGAGACATGCTTTATAATGGCAATGCAGCTTACGAAAAAGGTGCTATTGTTTGCCGTGTTGCTCCTAGTTTTTTACGTTTTGGTAATTTCCAATTGTTAGCGGCTAGACAAGATAATGAGACTTTAAAAACACTTGTCGATTATACCATAAATAATCATTTTTCGCATTTAGGCGAACCAAATAAAGACACTTATTTACGGTTTTTTGAAGCTGTATCAAATAGTACTTTAGAAATGATTGTGCATTGGCAGCGTGTTGGTTTTGTACATGGTGTTATGAATACCGATAACTTATCTATTCTTGGTCAAACTATAGATTACGGACCTTATGGTTGGTTAGAAGGTTTCGATCTCGATTGGACACCAAACACTACAGATAGCCAATATAAGCGCTATCGTTTTGGATCGCAATTAGACATTGGACATTGGAATTTATACCAATTAGCAAACGCTATATATCCTTTAATTGGTGAAGCCAAAGGCTTAGAAGCTATTTTAAATGGGTACTTCGAAAAGGCATCTTCTCAATATATAAGCATGATGCGAAGTAAATTAGGTTTACATACTGAAGAACCCAAAGATGCTGAGCTTGTTTCGGCTTTAGAGACTGTTTTACAGTTAACTGAAACTGATATGACGCTATTTTTTAGAAATTTAAGTAATTTCTCTGCTCTAAAACCTTTAGAAGGATTAAACGTTATTAAAGGCGCTTTCTATGTTTTAGATGAAGTAACCAGTACTGTTGAACAGCAATGGAATACTTGGTTTGAAACTTATGCTAAGCGTCTACAAAATGAAACACTTTCTTTTGAAGATAGAAAGGTTGCAATGGACAAGGTCAATCCTAAATACGTGTTGAGAAACTATATGTCTCAACTCGCAATAGACGATGCGAATAAAGGTGATTACAAGCTAATAGATGATTTATTTAATCTTCTTAAAAAGCCATACGATGAGCAACCAGAAAATGACAAATGGTTTGTAAAACGTCCAGATTGGGCTAGACATAAAGTAGGTTGCTCAATGCTGTCTTGTAGTTCGTAA
- a CDS encoding aldo/keto reductase yields the protein MTLGLGTAALGRPQYINIRQKHANNSDIETFRKHSFSVLENAYNLGIRYFDTAPGYGLAEDLLLEWLKTKNDASIEIATKWGYTYVANFNANAKVHEIKEHSLEKLNEQWKVSKLFFPYLKVYQIHSATLQTGVLKNEAVLQQLAFLKKEHNLKIGLTTTGTNQVEVIKEALNVLVDGEQIFDVFQVTYNFLDQSLSDISNELVRQNKSIIIKEAVANGRIFKNIKYPHYKALYTVLETLSDKYKVGVDAISLKYCEQTIPESIVLSGASNTEQLNENLKANSFSLSKNEIELLSTFKTAPELYWTERKNLQWN from the coding sequence ATGACATTAGGATTAGGAACAGCAGCTCTTGGAAGACCTCAATATATAAATATACGTCAAAAGCATGCTAACAACTCCGATATAGAAACCTTTAGAAAACATAGTTTTTCTGTTTTAGAGAATGCTTACAATTTAGGCATTAGGTATTTTGACACCGCTCCAGGTTATGGTTTGGCTGAAGATTTACTTTTAGAATGGTTGAAAACCAAAAACGATGCGAGTATTGAAATCGCAACTAAATGGGGATACACCTATGTTGCTAATTTTAATGCTAACGCAAAAGTTCACGAAATAAAAGAACACAGTTTAGAGAAACTAAACGAACAATGGAAAGTCTCTAAACTGTTTTTTCCTTATTTAAAAGTGTATCAAATTCATTCTGCTACTTTGCAAACTGGTGTTTTAAAAAATGAAGCTGTATTGCAACAACTGGCGTTTTTAAAAAAAGAGCACAATTTAAAAATAGGACTAACTACAACAGGAACAAACCAGGTTGAAGTTATAAAAGAAGCCTTAAATGTATTGGTTGATGGTGAACAGATTTTCGATGTGTTTCAAGTGACTTATAATTTTTTAGATCAAAGTTTAAGTGACATTTCTAATGAGTTAGTAAGACAAAACAAATCGATTATTATTAAAGAAGCTGTGGCAAATGGTCGCATTTTTAAGAATATTAAATATCCTCATTACAAAGCGTTATATACTGTTTTAGAAACTTTATCTGATAAATATAAAGTTGGCGTAGATGCTATTTCTTTAAAGTATTGTGAGCAAACAATTCCTGAAAGTATTGTTTTAAGTGGAGCTAGTAATACCGAGCAATTAAATGAAAATTTAAAAGCGAATTCTTTTTCTCTTTCTAAAAATGAAATCGAATTATTAAGTACTTTTAAAACGGCTCCAGAACTTTATTGGACAGAAAGAAAAAATCTACAATGGAATTAA
- a CDS encoding peptide-methionine (S)-S-oxide reductase, whose protein sequence is MELTKVAFGGGCHWCTEAVFQSLKGVEKAEQGFVASVAENSSFSEAVIVHFQAEIIALKTLIEVHLLTHKSTSNHSMRKKYRSAIYSFSHSQEQEAMGLLAGFQEQFNNKIITQVYPFSEFKASEEAFQNYYLKNPAKPFCTQFINPKLEVIKREFSDYVSLRGTKQSHETKN, encoded by the coding sequence ATGGAATTAACCAAAGTCGCATTTGGTGGTGGTTGCCATTGGTGTACAGAAGCGGTGTTTCAATCTCTAAAAGGTGTAGAAAAAGCAGAACAAGGTTTTGTGGCTTCGGTAGCCGAAAATAGTAGTTTTTCGGAAGCTGTTATTGTACATTTTCAAGCTGAAATTATCGCTTTAAAAACATTAATAGAAGTGCATTTATTAACACATAAAAGTACGAGTAATCATTCTATGCGAAAAAAATACCGCTCGGCTATTTATTCATTTTCTCATTCTCAAGAGCAAGAAGCTATGGGTTTACTTGCTGGTTTTCAAGAACAATTTAATAATAAGATTATTACACAAGTGTATCCGTTTTCAGAGTTTAAAGCTTCGGAAGAGGCTTTCCAAAATTACTATTTAAAAAATCCTGCTAAACCGTTTTGCACGCAATTTATTAATCCTAAACTTGAGGTTATTAAAAGAGAGTTTTCTGATTATGTGTCATTGCGAGGCACGAAGCAATCTCACGAAACCAAAAACTAA
- a CDS encoding patatin-like phospholipase family protein, which translates to MKNKKKIGLSLSGGGYRATIYHLGTLKKLKELEILDKVDVISTNSGGSITGATYGLHKDNFEAFEAIIRQGVKRSVIKGVLVSWQFLLVFATTLFWMLTILYLLANGYAWSSFGLLIALVVVFLFFQFNLFPISTLNEKMYNTFFFNGKTLNDLRKDVRFAINATNLETGRLFTFSNDTMGDSVYDFPSDDDEPIKFESDNFPIARAVAASTAVPFVFTPIKIDKEFFSNTEDTKRAKPRLVDGGVYDNQGAHKITQTKSAYGSQIVIISDAGNTMPFKNTYRNTLTMLIRTSDVFMNRIKNLQMVHYLYQNHNNDKREIAYQSLGWDIEDSIRKFIDGIEDDIILPQVLKHHNITEDDVTNKDWETIKNKVKASINYKAIIANANTKAQLEIARHVKTNLTPLKDEQIEALINHASVLTEIQVKLYCVSLFE; encoded by the coding sequence ATGAAGAACAAAAAGAAAATAGGTTTAAGTCTTTCTGGTGGTGGTTATCGTGCTACTATTTATCATTTAGGGACTTTAAAAAAACTAAAGGAATTAGAGATACTTGACAAAGTAGATGTGATTTCTACCAATTCGGGAGGTTCTATTACTGGAGCAACTTATGGTTTACACAAAGATAATTTTGAAGCTTTCGAGGCCATAATAAGACAAGGTGTAAAACGTAGTGTTATTAAAGGTGTGTTAGTTTCTTGGCAATTTTTATTGGTTTTTGCTACTACTCTATTTTGGATGCTAACAATACTCTATTTATTGGCAAATGGCTATGCTTGGTCAAGTTTTGGTTTGTTAATTGCCTTGGTTGTAGTGTTCTTATTTTTTCAGTTTAATTTGTTTCCTATTAGTACGCTTAACGAGAAGATGTACAATACGTTTTTCTTTAATGGTAAGACTTTAAACGATTTACGAAAAGATGTTCGGTTTGCTATAAATGCTACAAATTTGGAGACTGGACGTTTGTTTACGTTTAGTAATGATACGATGGGAGATTCGGTTTACGATTTTCCTTCGGATGATGATGAACCTATAAAATTTGAGTCGGATAATTTTCCAATTGCTCGTGCTGTAGCTGCCTCAACGGCTGTGCCTTTTGTGTTTACGCCTATTAAAATAGATAAAGAATTCTTTAGTAATACAGAAGATACAAAGCGCGCAAAACCGCGATTAGTAGATGGTGGTGTTTACGATAACCAAGGTGCGCATAAAATTACACAAACTAAAAGTGCTTATGGTAGCCAGATTGTTATTATTAGCGATGCTGGAAATACTATGCCTTTTAAAAACACGTACAGAAACACGTTGACAATGCTTATTAGAACTAGCGATGTGTTTATGAATAGGATTAAAAATCTGCAAATGGTACACTATCTGTATCAAAACCATAATAACGATAAACGTGAAATTGCATACCAGTCTTTAGGTTGGGATATTGAGGATTCGATACGCAAGTTTATAGATGGTATTGAGGATGATATTATTTTACCTCAGGTTTTAAAACATCATAATATTACGGAAGATGATGTTACTAATAAAGATTGGGAAACCATTAAAAACAAAGTAAAAGCGAGTATTAATTATAAAGCGATAATTGCTAATGCTAATACAAAAGCCCAACTAGAAATTGCACGACATGTAAAGACTAATCTTACGCCTTTAAAAGACGAGCAGATTGAGGCTTTAATAAACCATGCGTCGGTTTTAACAGAAATACAAGTGAAATTGTATTGTGTGAGTTTGTTTGAATAA
- a CDS encoding YceI family protein, whose amino-acid sequence MKKVLTAIIAFAAFTSTITAQTKTINTTDSKVVWKGYKVTGSHEGTINLQSGDLAFKDDVLTGGAFVIDMTTISATDLEGEYKGKLDGHLKSDDFFGVEKFATAKLVFTKVEASGKNSYTVTGDLTIKGKTNPVTVNVSVYGSKATATLKVDRTKFDVRYGSTSFFDGLKDKAIYDEFDLVVDLQF is encoded by the coding sequence ATGAAAAAAGTTTTAACAGCAATTATAGCATTTGCAGCATTTACGTCAACTATTACGGCACAAACGAAAACTATTAACACAACAGATAGTAAAGTAGTTTGGAAAGGTTACAAAGTAACAGGTTCTCACGAAGGAACAATTAATTTACAATCTGGAGATTTAGCTTTTAAAGACGACGTATTAACAGGAGGAGCGTTTGTTATAGACATGACGACTATTAGTGCTACAGATTTAGAAGGTGAGTACAAAGGTAAATTAGATGGACATTTAAAATCTGATGACTTTTTTGGAGTAGAGAAATTTGCAACAGCAAAGTTAGTATTTACAAAAGTAGAAGCTTCAGGTAAAAACTCATACACAGTTACAGGAGATTTAACTATTAAAGGAAAAACAAATCCAGTAACAGTAAATGTATCTGTATATGGAAGTAAAGCAACAGCAACATTAAAAGTAGACAGAACAAAATTTGATGTAAGATATGGTTCTACTAGCTTTTTCGATGGTTTAAAAGACAAAGCAATTTACGACGAGTTTGATCTAGTTGTAGACTTACAGTTTTAA
- a CDS encoding Crp/Fnr family transcriptional regulator, translated as MNSQPLLSYINKIVTLTEEEETYFTSKLVYRKYLKGQYILQQGDVSNKICFIVSGCVKMFYVDDLGQEHILMFGVENWWTSDLGSFVSQAPSDFNVQCIEDTELIQVSHNNIEDTYSKIPKLERCFRIITEKAYVASQKRIVRNFSMSAKERYLVFNESYPEIEQRIPQYMVASYLGITKEFLSKIKSQIATEK; from the coding sequence ATGAATAGCCAACCACTCTTATCTTACATTAATAAAATAGTAACATTAACAGAAGAAGAGGAAACTTATTTTACTTCAAAACTGGTCTATCGTAAATATTTAAAAGGGCAGTATATTTTACAACAAGGAGATGTAAGTAATAAGATATGTTTTATTGTTTCGGGTTGTGTTAAAATGTTTTATGTGGACGATTTAGGGCAGGAACACATTCTTATGTTTGGTGTCGAAAATTGGTGGACTTCAGATCTAGGTAGCTTTGTTTCGCAAGCACCATCAGATTTTAATGTGCAATGTATTGAAGACACAGAGTTAATTCAGGTTTCGCATAATAATATTGAAGACACGTATTCTAAAATCCCAAAATTAGAACGCTGTTTTCGTATAATAACCGAGAAAGCTTATGTTGCTTCACAAAAAAGAATCGTTAGAAATTTTAGTATGTCTGCAAAAGAAAGGTATTTAGTTTTCAATGAAAGTTATCCAGAAATAGAACAACGCATTCCACAATATATGGTAGCCTCTTACTTAGGTATTACTAAAGAGTTTTTAAGTAAAATTAAGAGCCAGATTGCTACAGAAAAATAA
- a CDS encoding acyl-CoA desaturase, translating into MMILILIITLWYTGLFFQTFFLHRYAAHQTYTMSPVMEKICFVLTWVTQGSNYLSAYGYGVMHRMHHAYADTEKDPHSPKYDATVFSMMWRTKNIYQDINNKRIAVADKFTKNVPQWEGFDKFASSKFSRLAWAAVYTVFFIVFATAWWQWLFLPIAFFMAPIHGVIINWFAHIYGYVNFKVNDTSKNLLPFDFLMMGESYHNNHHTHSGRANFGVKWHEVDFTYLIMVVLDKLRLIKLKKSTAKVS; encoded by the coding sequence ATGATGATTTTAATATTAATAATAACACTTTGGTATACAGGATTGTTTTTCCAAACCTTCTTTTTACACCGTTATGCTGCACACCAAACTTATACTATGTCTCCAGTAATGGAGAAAATATGTTTTGTTTTAACTTGGGTAACTCAAGGATCTAATTATTTAAGTGCTTATGGTTATGGTGTAATGCATAGAATGCACCATGCTTATGCAGATACAGAAAAAGATCCACACTCACCAAAATACGATGCAACTGTATTTTCTATGATGTGGCGTACAAAAAACATTTACCAAGACATAAATAACAAAAGAATTGCAGTAGCAGATAAGTTTACTAAAAACGTTCCACAATGGGAAGGTTTCGATAAGTTTGCGAGTTCAAAATTTTCTAGATTAGCTTGGGCTGCAGTTTATACTGTGTTTTTTATTGTATTTGCAACAGCTTGGTGGCAATGGTTATTTTTACCTATCGCCTTTTTTATGGCACCAATTCACGGTGTAATAATTAACTGGTTTGCGCACATTTATGGTTATGTAAACTTTAAAGTTAACGACACTTCTAAAAACTTATTACCATTCGATTTTTTAATGATGGGAGAAAGCTATCACAATAACCATCACACACATTCTGGTCGTGCTAATTTTGGTGTAAAATGGCATGAGGTTGATTTTACGTATTTAATTATGGTAGTTTTAGATAAATTAAGATTGATTAAACTTAAAAAATCGACTGCAAAAGTATCTTAA
- a CDS encoding Crp/Fnr family transcriptional regulator, with product MVNIREYIEKTVAISDEDWQLFSSKLENRIFKKKRTIVSVGETENYISFIDEGIARFLIPKEEKEKDITFGFCFKNEFVSAYDSFLTRKPSLYKLEALTEVSMWSISYDDLQEVYEKSFAGNVIGRLSSERLFLIKSKREQSLLNETAEERYLNLFTERPKLIKEIPLKYIASYIGVTAQALSRIRKRIS from the coding sequence ATGGTAAACATTAGAGAATACATAGAGAAAACAGTTGCTATTTCAGATGAAGATTGGCAACTTTTTTCTTCTAAATTAGAAAATAGAATCTTCAAAAAAAAGAGGACCATTGTTAGTGTTGGAGAGACCGAAAACTACATTTCATTTATAGACGAAGGTATTGCGCGCTTTTTAATTCCGAAGGAAGAAAAGGAAAAAGACATTACATTTGGGTTTTGTTTTAAAAACGAATTTGTAAGCGCTTACGATTCTTTTCTTACCAGAAAACCATCATTGTATAAACTAGAAGCCTTAACAGAGGTTTCAATGTGGAGTATTTCGTATGACGATTTGCAAGAAGTTTACGAGAAAAGTTTTGCTGGTAATGTTATTGGTCGTTTGTCTTCAGAGCGGTTATTTCTTATAAAATCTAAAAGAGAACAATCCCTATTAAACGAAACTGCAGAAGAGCGTTATCTTAACCTATTCACAGAGCGTCCAAAATTAATTAAAGAAATTCCTTTAAAATATATAGCCTCATATATTGGTGTTACAGCACAAGCATTAAGCCGTATTAGAAAACGTATTTCTTAA
- a CDS encoding serine hydrolase — MKKLLFIALALLFSFQVKAQDSKIPNEVKEYIQSRVENQINVGIVVGYINGDTVDYYSFGNTAQENGTPVNKESVFEIGSISKTFTATLLALKVNSGEMSLDDPISKYLPENIKTPTRNGKEITLKHLATHTSGLPKLPDNLLQTDPKNPYVDYTYEQLYSFISSHELTVDIGSVTEYSNVGMGLLGHILELQSEKTYEELVIEHIANPLEMNDTRLAFTQTMKKRLAKGHAGLSETPNWDIITLGGAGGIRSTVSDMVKYIKANINANTIDSKLHNAMSLAHKSAYKNPDQKAEMALAWFIENGRFLMHNGATGGYCAMSAIDKASKRGVIVLTNSNENVDAIAIKLMIPSYPLKPIKPSIAKVLAKEIKVNGIIKAITFYKEAKTKQANDYNFEVEELNTLGYQFFAEDKKDIALEIFKLNVAEFPEASNPYDSLAEAYLENGEQELAIQNYKKSLELNPANDNARDVLKSLKVNIKEVTVSKEMLESYTGKYQLAPTFAITITTKDGRLFLQATAQPQFEIFPSDYNTFFLKVVEARVEFNTNSKGKVDSMTLFQNGQVLPGKRVE; from the coding sequence ATGAAAAAACTACTATTCATTGCATTAGCCTTACTATTTAGTTTTCAAGTTAAAGCACAAGATTCCAAAATCCCAAACGAAGTAAAAGAGTACATACAATCTAGAGTAGAAAACCAAATAAATGTTGGTATCGTAGTAGGTTATATAAACGGAGATACTGTAGATTATTACAGTTTTGGGAACACTGCGCAAGAAAACGGCACACCTGTAAATAAAGAATCTGTTTTCGAGATTGGTTCAATTTCAAAAACATTTACAGCAACACTTTTAGCATTAAAAGTTAATAGTGGAGAGATGAGTTTAGACGACCCTATTTCAAAATATTTGCCAGAAAATATTAAAACTCCAACACGTAATGGAAAGGAAATTACGTTAAAGCATTTGGCAACGCATACTTCTGGCTTACCCAAATTACCTGATAACTTATTGCAAACAGATCCTAAAAATCCTTATGTAGATTACACTTATGAACAATTATATAGTTTTATTTCTAGTCATGAATTAACCGTTGATATTGGATCTGTTACAGAGTATTCTAATGTTGGGATGGGACTACTTGGTCATATTTTAGAATTACAAAGCGAAAAAACATACGAAGAATTAGTAATCGAACATATTGCAAATCCGTTGGAAATGAATGACACTAGATTAGCGTTTACTCAAACCATGAAAAAACGCCTAGCAAAAGGACATGCTGGACTAAGCGAAACACCAAATTGGGATATAATTACACTTGGTGGAGCAGGAGGAATACGCTCTACAGTTAGCGATATGGTAAAATATATTAAAGCAAATATTAATGCAAACACTATAGACTCTAAATTACACAATGCAATGTCACTTGCGCACAAATCTGCATACAAAAATCCAGACCAAAAAGCAGAAATGGCATTGGCTTGGTTTATAGAAAATGGCAGGTTTTTAATGCATAATGGAGCAACAGGTGGTTATTGCGCAATGTCTGCAATAGATAAAGCATCAAAAAGAGGCGTTATTGTTTTAACTAATAGTAACGAAAACGTAGATGCTATTGCTATAAAATTAATGATACCTTCTTATCCTTTAAAACCTATTAAACCATCTATTGCTAAAGTATTAGCTAAAGAGATAAAAGTAAACGGTATCATTAAAGCCATTACTTTTTACAAAGAAGCTAAAACCAAACAAGCAAACGATTATAATTTTGAGGTTGAAGAATTAAATACTTTGGGTTATCAATTTTTTGCTGAAGATAAAAAGGACATTGCATTAGAAATTTTTAAATTAAATGTTGCTGAGTTTCCAGAAGCTTCAAATCCTTACGATTCTTTAGCAGAAGCTTATTTAGAAAATGGAGAACAAGAATTAGCAATACAAAATTATAAGAAATCTTTAGAGTTAAATCCAGCAAACGATAACGCTCGCGATGTTTTAAAAAGCCTAAAGGTTAATATAAAAGAAGTAACCGTATCTAAAGAAATGTTAGAAAGTTATACTGGTAAATATCAGTTAGCACCAACATTTGCTATTACAATTACAACAAAAGATGGGCGTTTGTTTTTACAAGCAACTGCACAACCTCAATTCGAAATTTTTCCTTCAGATTATAATACCTTTTTCTTAAAAGTTGTGGAAGCAAGAGTAGAGTTCAATACAAACTCTAAAGGCAAGGTGGATAGTATGACTTTGTTTCAAAACGGACAAGTATTACCAGGAAAACGAGTAGAATAG
- the acs gene encoding acetate--CoA ligase, with the protein MSNYHIKHLEEYYQVYRKSVRNPESFWEEIAEEHFLWRKKWDKVLEWDFKKPEVKWFQGAQLNITENCIDRHLATRGDKTAILFEPNDPNEGAEHITYNQLHQRVNQFANVLKENGIKKGDRVCIYVPMIPELAISLLACARIGAIHNVVFAGFSANALSTRINDSDCKMVITSDGSYRGAKTIDLKGIVDEALESCPGVKTVLVAKRINSEVNMKEGRDKWIQPLLDAASNKCKAEVMQAEDPLFILYTSGSTGKPKGMVHTTAGYMVYTAYTFKNAFQYRENDVYWCTADIGWITGHSYIVYGPLANGATTVMFEGVPSYPDFGRFWDIVEKHKVSQFYTAPTAIRALAKQGVELVDKYDLTSLKVLGSVGEPINEEAWHWYNENVGKKKSPIIDSWWQTETGGIMITPIPYVTPTKPTYATLPFIGVQPCLMDENGEELKGNQVEGRLCIKFPWPSIARTIWGNHQRYKETYFSTYENKYFTGDGALRDEVGYYRITGRVDDVIIVSGHNLGTAPIEDAINEHPAVAESAIVGFPHDIKGSALYGYVTLKDAGESRNHDNLRKEINQLISDRIGPIAKLNKIQFTDGLPKTRSGKIMRRILRKIAEKDTSNLGDISTLLNPEVVQDIMDKAL; encoded by the coding sequence ATGAGTAACTACCACATTAAACACCTAGAAGAATACTACCAAGTTTATAGAAAATCCGTTAGAAATCCTGAAAGTTTTTGGGAAGAAATAGCGGAAGAACATTTTTTATGGCGAAAAAAATGGGATAAAGTTTTAGAATGGGATTTCAAAAAACCAGAAGTAAAATGGTTTCAAGGCGCGCAACTTAACATTACCGAAAACTGTATAGACAGGCATTTAGCAACTCGTGGAGATAAAACTGCAATTTTATTTGAACCAAACGACCCAAACGAAGGCGCAGAACATATAACATACAATCAGTTACACCAACGTGTAAACCAGTTTGCAAATGTGTTAAAGGAAAATGGAATTAAAAAAGGAGATCGTGTGTGTATTTATGTACCAATGATTCCAGAATTAGCAATTTCTCTATTAGCATGTGCTAGAATAGGAGCAATCCATAATGTGGTATTTGCAGGTTTTTCAGCAAATGCGTTATCTACTAGAATTAACGATAGCGATTGTAAAATGGTAATTACTAGTGATGGCTCATATCGTGGAGCTAAAACCATCGATTTAAAAGGTATTGTAGACGAAGCTTTAGAAAGCTGTCCAGGAGTAAAAACGGTTTTAGTCGCAAAGCGAATTAATTCCGAAGTAAACATGAAAGAAGGTCGCGATAAATGGATACAACCTTTATTAGACGCAGCATCAAACAAATGTAAAGCAGAAGTAATGCAAGCCGAAGATCCACTATTTATTTTATACACTTCAGGATCTACAGGAAAACCAAAAGGTATGGTACATACAACTGCTGGTTATATGGTGTACACAGCATATACCTTTAAAAATGCATTTCAATATAGAGAAAACGATGTGTATTGGTGTACCGCAGATATTGGTTGGATTACAGGACACAGTTATATAGTTTATGGTCCATTAGCAAATGGAGCAACCACAGTTATGTTTGAAGGTGTACCAAGTTATCCAGATTTTGGACGTTTTTGGGACATTGTAGAAAAACATAAAGTGAGTCAGTTTTATACAGCACCAACAGCAATTAGAGCCTTAGCAAAGCAAGGTGTAGAATTAGTTGATAAATATGATTTAACTTCTCTTAAAGTTTTAGGCAGTGTTGGCGAACCAATAAATGAAGAAGCTTGGCATTGGTATAATGAGAATGTTGGTAAAAAGAAAAGCCCAATTATAGATTCTTGGTGGCAAACCGAAACTGGAGGAATCATGATAACACCAATTCCATATGTAACACCAACAAAACCAACGTATGCAACCTTACCTTTTATTGGAGTTCAACCTTGTTTAATGGACGAGAATGGCGAAGAATTAAAAGGCAATCAAGTAGAAGGAAGACTATGTATTAAATTCCCATGGCCAAGTATTGCACGAACCATTTGGGGAAATCACCAACGTTATAAAGAAACTTATTTTTCAACCTATGAAAACAAATATTTTACTGGAGATGGCGCACTACGAGACGAAGTAGGTTACTATAGAATAACAGGTAGAGTAGACGATGTTATTATAGTTTCTGGACACAATTTAGGAACTGCACCAATTGAAGATGCTATTAACGAGCATCCAGCAGTTGCAGAATCCGCAATAGTTGGCTTTCCGCATGACATAAAAGGAAGCGCATTATATGGTTATGTAACCTTAAAAGATGCGGGAGAAAGTAGAAATCACGACAACCTTCGTAAAGAAATAAATCAATTAATTTCAGATAGAATTGGACCAATTGCAAAACTAAATAAAATTCAATTTACAGATGGTTTACCAAAAACACGAAGCGGAAAAATTATGCGTCGTATCCTACGTAAAATAGCAGAAAAAGACACCAGTAATTTAGGAGATATTAGTACACTTTTAAACCCAGAAGTAGTTCAAGATATTATGGATAAAGCATTGTAA